A segment of the Terribacillus aidingensis genome:
TTAATGGATTTCAAAGAGAAAGTACTACAAGTTATTGCAGAAGTTTGTGAGGATGATGTTGTAAAAGAGGAGCACGATCTAGATATTTTCGAAGCAGGATTGCTGGATTCCTTTGCAACAGTGGAGCTGATTGTTCAATTTGAAGAACAGCTTGGCATCAATGTACCGATTACAGAGTTCGACCGTGATACGTGGAATACACCAAATGCTATTATCGAACGTCTGAATGAGCTGAAATAATGAAGAAGAAGTATCTATTCGGACCGATTATTTTAGCATTGGTCCTGTTTGCCGGTCTCGTCTTTGTGCCGGCTTCCTGGCTGGCTAAACTGGTGCCGGCAGATCGATTGCAAGAGTCAGCAACCAGTCTGGAACCGAATATGTTTCAGGGAACATATTTACAAAGTGAGATGCTTGCTGATCCAGGATATGTTCCGATTTACGGATCCTCCGAGCTATCACGCTGGGACCCGTTTCATCCGTCGAATTACTTCGAAGCAACGGGAGCTGATTTTACTCCTTATTTAGTGGGAAAAGGCGGTACAACATCCATCATCAATGATCTCAACTTTGCAACACAAGCTGACAAACTGAAGGATAAAAGGATGGTGATCATCGTGTCACCGCAGTGGTTCGTAAAACATGGTACAGATGAACAGCACTTCGCACCAAACTATTCTTCGTTGCAGGCATACCAGCTGCCATTTAATAATGAAATAGATGAGCAGGTAAAACAGGATCTGATGAAAAGGCTGATGTCATATGATGCCGTGAAGAATGACACGATGCTCTTTCAGCTTTACGATGCTTACTTAGATGAAAAGAAAATCCAGTTCAATCTATTAGCCGCTC
Coding sequences within it:
- the dltC gene encoding D-alanine--poly(phosphoribitol) ligase subunit DltC, yielding MDFKEKVLQVIAEVCEDDVVKEEHDLDIFEAGLLDSFATVELIVQFEEQLGINVPITEFDRDTWNTPNAIIERLNELK
- the dltD gene encoding D-alanyl-lipoteichoic acid biosynthesis protein DltD; amino-acid sequence: MKKKYLFGPIILALVLFAGLVFVPASWLAKLVPADRLQESATSLEPNMFQGTYLQSEMLADPGYVPIYGSSELSRWDPFHPSNYFEATGADFTPYLVGKGGTTSIINDLNFATQADKLKDKRMVIIVSPQWFVKHGTDEQHFAPNYSSLQAYQLPFNNEIDEQVKQDLMKRLMSYDAVKNDTMLFQLYDAYLDEKKIQFNLLAAPAKAYISMLKKKDIYFTLIKDEPSNRHQSDKVKDKTWEELQAQADAYGEKRTKNSKFHIDYKVYKHKKNHIKEMEGKNKGHSYAVSPEYEDFQLMLDILKKADAKPLFVIIPVNGEYYDYTGFPKQGREDYYNRIKKQIDDNGFTYADYSGHEYDPHFMRDTIHIGWKGWVYLDEDMEKFLQ